A region of Heteronotia binoei isolate CCM8104 ecotype False Entrance Well chromosome 2, APGP_CSIRO_Hbin_v1, whole genome shotgun sequence DNA encodes the following proteins:
- the CIRBP gene encoding cold-inducible RNA-binding protein — protein MASDEGKLFVGGLSFDTNEQSLEQVFSKYGQISEVVVVKDRETQRSRGFGFVTFENIDDAKDAMMAMNGKSVDGRQIRVDQAGKSSENRSRGYRGGSAGGRGFFRGGRGRGRGFSRGAGGDRGYGGSRFESRSGGYSGSRDYYGSSRSQGSYGDRPSGGSYRDSYDSYATHNE, from the exons atgGCTTCAGATGAGGGAAAACTCTTCGTTGGTGGCCTCAGTTTCGACACCAATGAACAGTCATTGGAGCAGGTCTTCTCCAAATATGGACAGATATCAGAAG TTGTTGTTGTAAAAGACAGAGAAACCCAGAGATCTAGAGGTTTTGGATTTGTCACTTTTGAGAACATTGATGATGCAAAAGATGCGATGATGGCCATGAATGGAAAG TCTGTTGATGGCCGCCAGATCAGAGTAGATCAAGCAGGCAAATCATCAGAGAACAGATCCCGTGGCTACAGAGGGGGCTCAGCTGGTGGCAGAGGCTTTTTCCGTGGCGGCAGAGGTCGGGGCCGTGGCTTCTCCAGAG GTGCCGGTGGAGACAGAGGCTATGGGGGCAGCAGATTTGAATCCAGAAGTGGAGGATACAGTGGGTCCAGAGACTATTATGGTAGCAG CCGGAGTCAAGGCAGCTATGGTGACAGGCCTTCAGGAGGGTCCTACAGAGACAGCTACGACAGTTATG CTACACACAACGAGTAA